In Lysinibacillus sp. FSL M8-0337, the following proteins share a genomic window:
- a CDS encoding DUF2087 domain-containing protein, whose translation MDLNQLFWQASIEDIKQGYTDEDTHYTCLLCGEKIEKGIIYPHENVLYEAKKFMQHHILTTHQSVFHYLNGLNKKMTGLTDHQSHILRLFYEGKTDQDIKEELAIGSATTIRHHRFALKEKERQAKTFLAMMELLKEQGQKEEPFVPIHKTATMVDDRYNITLAEEQQLLAKYFPHGIGQELVRFPKREKHKIVVLRAITKLLDESTHYTEKELNAIIQPMYEDYVQIRRYLIQYGFMDRQDDGSAYWVKK comes from the coding sequence ATGGATCTAAACCAATTGTTTTGGCAGGCTTCTATCGAAGATATTAAACAAGGCTACACGGATGAAGATACACACTACACTTGCCTTCTTTGTGGAGAGAAAATTGAAAAAGGGATTATATATCCACATGAAAATGTCCTGTATGAAGCAAAAAAATTTATGCAACATCATATTTTGACAACACACCAATCCGTTTTTCACTACTTAAATGGATTAAATAAAAAAATGACAGGCTTAACGGACCATCAAAGCCATATTCTGCGTTTATTTTATGAAGGTAAAACCGATCAGGACATTAAAGAAGAGCTTGCCATTGGCAGTGCCACAACGATTCGTCACCACCGTTTTGCCTTAAAAGAAAAAGAACGTCAGGCTAAAACATTCCTTGCCATGATGGAACTATTAAAAGAACAAGGTCAAAAGGAAGAACCATTTGTCCCTATTCACAAAACAGCTACGATGGTGGATGATCGCTATAACATCACCTTGGCCGAAGAACAACAGCTACTGGCTAAATACTTCCCTCATGGCATTGGGCAGGAGCTTGTCCGCTTTCCAAAACGAGAAAAGCATAAAATTGTTGTGCTCCGCGCCATTACAAAGCTTCTCGATGAGTCAACACACTATACAGAAAAGGAACTTAATGCAATTATCCAGCCGATGTATGAGGATTATGTACAAATTCGTCGCTATTTAATTCAATATGGATTTATGGATCGTCAGGATGATGGTAGTGCATATTGGGTAAAAAAATAA
- a CDS encoding ABC transporter permease, whose product MEAMISLIQRNSKVFRRDKTQVFFSLLSVIIVIVLYAIFLQKMQVDAIEQVTEATPKLITMVNEWLVAGLLSMMAVTTTLGAFAIAVRDMESKATADFLTAPISRATIHMSYVLNAFIIGCLFSFVALIGCEIFIVSTGGELLSFSAFIKVLGILLLSVLLASVFNMFLVLFVSTQSAFSTLSTIVGTVLGFLCGVYVPVGVLPSFAQQLIMYFPISHTTLLLRNAFMESSIANVFDGVPTEHVESYKLNYGIIYELNGHAVSLTTSYIIILITIVLLALLSIIIFKKKNH is encoded by the coding sequence ATGGAAGCAATGATTAGCTTAATACAGCGCAATAGTAAAGTTTTTAGAAGAGATAAAACACAAGTCTTTTTCTCCCTGCTTTCCGTCATTATTGTGATTGTTCTTTACGCAATTTTTCTCCAAAAAATGCAGGTGGATGCGATTGAGCAAGTAACAGAGGCTACTCCTAAGTTGATTACAATGGTCAATGAATGGCTTGTTGCTGGTCTATTATCAATGATGGCGGTTACAACAACCTTAGGTGCATTTGCCATTGCGGTGCGCGATATGGAGTCAAAAGCAACTGCAGATTTTCTAACAGCCCCTATTTCTCGTGCAACGATTCATATGAGCTATGTATTGAACGCTTTTATCATCGGCTGTCTGTTCTCCTTCGTAGCTCTAATAGGCTGTGAGATTTTCATTGTGTCAACTGGCGGGGAGCTCCTTAGTTTTAGCGCCTTCATCAAAGTACTTGGCATACTTTTATTATCCGTACTCCTTGCGAGCGTATTTAATATGTTTCTTGTACTATTTGTTAGCACGCAAAGTGCCTTTTCTACTTTAAGTACAATCGTTGGTACAGTACTCGGGTTTTTATGTGGCGTTTATGTCCCTGTGGGCGTCCTCCCTAGCTTTGCCCAACAATTAATCATGTATTTTCCAATTAGTCATACTACATTACTATTGCGAAATGCCTTTATGGAAAGCTCGATTGCGAACGTGTTTGATGGCGTTCCTACGGAGCATGTGGAAAGCTATAAGCTGAATTACGGTATTATTTATGAGCTTAATGGCCATGCTGTTAGCCTAACTACAAGTTATATAATTATTTTAATAACTATTGTTCTACTTGCTCTATTATCAATTATTATTTTCAAAAAGAAAAATCACTAG
- a CDS encoding ABC transporter ATP-binding protein, with protein sequence MTFAIQVDHLQKHYGEHLAVRGISFKVEQGSLFAFLGANGAGKSTTIEILCTLLQKSSGTVTINGYTLDDKSHNAKIRKSIGVVFQQSLLDERLTVRENILHRGKTYGLSKAQLTKNYQFVSTYLHLDDIELQKYGTLSGGQKRRADIARALIHRPQILFLDEPTTGLDPQTRQFVWQAIKQLQAETNMTVFLTTHYMEEAAVAHQVIVLKQGRIVAEGTPDALKTKYAYDQMALVFHDRSLGLKWLKENTLPYTEKLGIFYVRVSSTLIALTLLKSAEPLLASFEVMKGTMDDVFIHIMAQGDGTNGSND encoded by the coding sequence ATGACATTTGCGATTCAAGTTGACCACTTACAAAAGCACTATGGCGAGCATTTAGCCGTAAGAGGAATTTCTTTCAAGGTGGAGCAAGGCTCCCTCTTTGCATTTTTAGGTGCTAATGGTGCCGGTAAATCGACAACCATCGAAATTTTATGTACATTACTACAAAAATCTAGTGGTACCGTTACGATTAACGGCTATACACTGGATGATAAATCTCATAATGCCAAAATACGCAAATCTATCGGCGTTGTCTTTCAGCAAAGCCTCCTAGATGAACGATTAACCGTTCGAGAAAATATCCTGCACCGCGGCAAAACATATGGCTTATCGAAAGCACAGCTGACAAAAAATTATCAATTCGTCTCGACCTATTTACACTTAGATGATATAGAACTGCAAAAATACGGGACATTATCAGGCGGACAAAAAAGACGCGCGGATATCGCTCGGGCACTTATTCATCGGCCACAAATTTTATTTTTAGACGAGCCCACAACTGGTCTAGACCCCCAAACACGCCAATTTGTTTGGCAAGCAATCAAACAACTTCAGGCAGAAACAAATATGACCGTATTTTTAACAACACACTATATGGAAGAAGCTGCCGTGGCGCATCAGGTGATAGTGTTAAAACAAGGTCGTATTGTCGCTGAAGGAACACCTGATGCCTTAAAAACAAAATATGCCTATGACCAGATGGCACTTGTATTTCATGATCGTTCATTAGGGCTGAAGTGGCTGAAGGAAAATACCTTACCGTACACAGAAAAGCTAGGCATTTTCTATGTTCGAGTTAGCTCTACACTGATAGCACTTACACTTTTAAAAAGTGCCGAGCCCCTATTAGCCTCTTTTGAAGTCATGAAGGGCACAATGGATGATGTCTTTATTCATATCATGGCACAAGGAGATGGTACAAATGGAAGCAATGATTAG
- a CDS encoding DUF3021 domain-containing protein gives MKILRMMIIGLLISLSSSYILVTLSVMSNHSTIVGAELFEQIIIAAILGVVIGSLSLIFEIERLAFAIQLIVHFIAVTCCVMIAGYFGRWFEHSSILYVIVAEIIIYFIVWCILYVLQKNDIEEINHEIQKRKE, from the coding sequence ATGAAAATATTACGCATGATGATAATTGGACTACTGATTTCACTAAGCTCATCCTACATTTTAGTAACATTAAGTGTTATGTCGAATCATTCAACAATAGTAGGAGCAGAACTTTTCGAACAAATAATCATTGCCGCCATACTTGGTGTTGTAATAGGTTCACTATCCCTCATCTTTGAAATAGAACGGTTAGCATTTGCTATTCAGCTCATTGTGCATTTTATTGCCGTGACATGTTGCGTAATGATTGCTGGTTATTTTGGGCGTTGGTTCGAACATTCAAGCATACTGTATGTGATCGTAGCGGAAATTATCATTTACTTCATCGTATGGTGCATTTTATATGTCTTGCAAAAAAATGATATTGAAGAAATCAATCATGAAATCCAAAAAAGAAAGGAATAG
- a CDS encoding LytTR family DNA-binding domain-containing protein: MQTEEQEFESKRKLYELEAQLAKDFARVSKSTLVNINKISSIQMGKIGATELLLENDVSIHVSRKYLKELKRQLGIGREL, translated from the coding sequence TTGCAGACCGAGGAGCAAGAATTTGAGTCCAAACGCAAGTTATATGAGCTAGAAGCCCAATTAGCAAAAGACTTTGCAAGAGTCAGCAAATCGACGCTCGTCAATATCAATAAAATTTCATCTATTCAAATGGGTAAAATTGGCGCAACAGAGTTACTACTTGAAAATGATGTATCCATTCATGTCAGCCGAAAATATTTAAAAGAATTAAAACGCCAATTAGGGATCGGGAGGGAATTATAA
- a CDS encoding AbrB family transcriptional regulator: MFTFYKQMFITLCIGLLGALLFQLLHIPMPWLLGAIAAVLCVQLFTNIQLRWHRYFRNIGLIVAGYSIGFAFTKEAIQDIQQFLGSIIVLNIIFTLLFFAISFLVARRTDLDFSTALTCCVPGGMTQIIAFAEEQGNMNMAVITFYQVLRVLLIVGFVPLMVTGTGENLVTVDGVFSWQLLTLLLICGLAGWLAQKVKIPTGYMLGPVFLLMGLNIAEVAVPKMPLSFLHIAQLVIGIYIGLLLKKEDLHLSKKHVFYAFASASLFIGSAYVLSFVMKHLYSLDFRTGFLSIVPGGLDQMGIIAASVHANVTIVTAFQLFRVLIVSVFLVPLVKVFVKKVKVHD; encoded by the coding sequence ATGTTTACATTTTATAAGCAGATGTTCATAACACTCTGTATAGGGTTGTTAGGAGCGCTTTTATTTCAACTTTTACATATACCAATGCCGTGGTTGTTAGGGGCTATTGCCGCTGTACTTTGCGTGCAGTTATTTACAAACATACAGTTACGATGGCATCGTTATTTCCGCAATATTGGTTTAATCGTGGCGGGCTATTCCATTGGATTTGCATTTACTAAAGAAGCCATACAGGATATACAACAGTTTTTAGGCAGTATAATTGTACTAAATATAATCTTTACTCTTTTATTTTTTGCCATCAGCTTTTTAGTTGCAAGGCGTACAGATTTAGATTTTTCCACTGCGCTTACATGCTGTGTACCAGGAGGCATGACACAAATTATTGCATTTGCCGAGGAGCAAGGCAATATGAATATGGCTGTCATTACGTTTTATCAGGTATTGCGAGTCCTTTTAATCGTTGGCTTTGTGCCACTAATGGTGACAGGCACTGGTGAAAATCTTGTCACGGTAGATGGCGTCTTTTCTTGGCAGTTGCTAACTTTACTACTTATTTGCGGCTTAGCAGGGTGGCTTGCTCAAAAGGTGAAAATTCCAACAGGCTATATGTTAGGACCGGTATTTTTATTAATGGGGTTGAATATAGCAGAAGTTGCTGTGCCAAAGATGCCCTTATCATTTCTGCATATAGCACAGCTAGTAATCGGTATTTATATTGGTCTTTTATTGAAAAAGGAAGACTTACATTTATCAAAGAAGCATGTATTTTATGCTTTTGCGTCAGCAAGTCTTTTTATCGGTTCTGCTTATGTTTTATCTTTTGTGATGAAACATTTGTATAGCCTTGATTTCCGTACAGGATTTTTAAGTATTGTACCAGGAGGACTCGATCAAATGGGCATTATAGCGGCTTCTGTACATGCAAATGTAACTATTGTGACCGCTTTTCAGTTATTTAGGGTATTGATAGTATCTGTCTTTCTTGTCCCGTTGGTAAAGGTGTTTGTCAAAAAGGTGAAAGTTCATGATTAG
- a CDS encoding methyl-accepting chemotaxis protein, with product MKNLTMQMKMSLLIVTVILFVLIAVGIVNTSEMKTTIEAENKVRLSQIYDLSVYNLDQTLPGEWHLKNGELYKGDAKIAEETALIDKLGELSHAAITIFAQDTRVNTNILVDGQRAIGTTADPKVTEAVLTQGNLYKGAADVVGKPYFTQYGPIQNANGETIGMIFAGVPSSEINAIEQKMLLKMGVVAIIAAIIAVIAGTLLVRNIVKPLKRLNTQLETISAGEGDLTQQLVVTTKDEIGDLAKSFNAMLATLRKMMQQVDETANEVSASSAELSATAGSTTRTTEQLTANMQELASGASTQKQSANENAEAMQDIAGGIQLVTETNMEVSSHASEAFDTAKYGEKTAHAMQTQMHAMTEAVLQSVNSIVALDKHANTIGDIVEVIHAIADQTNLLALNASIEAARAGEHGKGFAVVAEEVRKLAEQSKTSAAQITETIHTMQQLAKEASDYMQQSEKEAASSVEIVRTTNSAFENITTKVAVVTHKIQEVSGIAEELYARIEQANASTQIMAEIAVDAREQSKVVTQIAETNLYSMEDINNAATTLTKNAETLQNLIHQFKY from the coding sequence ATGAAAAATTTAACGATGCAAATGAAAATGAGCTTGTTGATTGTAACAGTTATTTTATTTGTTTTAATTGCTGTTGGAATTGTCAATACAAGCGAAATGAAAACGACCATTGAAGCAGAAAATAAAGTACGCCTTAGTCAAATCTATGATTTAAGTGTTTATAATTTGGATCAAACATTACCTGGTGAATGGCATTTAAAAAATGGAGAGCTTTACAAAGGTGACGCTAAAATAGCAGAGGAAACTGCATTAATTGATAAATTAGGAGAGTTATCCCACGCAGCTATTACTATTTTTGCTCAAGATACACGAGTTAACACAAATATACTGGTTGATGGACAACGTGCGATTGGCACAACAGCCGATCCTAAAGTGACAGAAGCCGTGCTTACACAAGGAAACCTTTACAAAGGAGCAGCTGATGTAGTTGGCAAACCTTATTTTACACAGTATGGCCCAATTCAAAATGCGAACGGGGAAACGATAGGTATGATTTTCGCAGGTGTTCCTTCCTCTGAAATCAATGCTATCGAACAAAAAATGCTTCTCAAAATGGGGGTTGTTGCCATCATTGCGGCAATTATTGCTGTCATTGCCGGAACATTGCTCGTGCGTAATATTGTCAAGCCTTTAAAGCGTTTGAATACGCAATTGGAAACCATTTCTGCTGGCGAAGGCGATTTAACGCAACAGTTAGTTGTTACAACGAAAGATGAAATCGGAGATCTTGCTAAATCCTTTAATGCAATGCTTGCAACACTCCGAAAAATGATGCAACAAGTTGATGAAACAGCCAATGAAGTCTCGGCATCATCTGCTGAGCTTTCTGCAACAGCAGGCTCTACAACAAGAACAACGGAACAACTAACAGCCAATATGCAAGAATTAGCGAGCGGTGCAAGCACCCAAAAACAAAGCGCCAATGAAAATGCAGAAGCCATGCAGGATATTGCAGGCGGTATTCAGCTTGTAACGGAAACAAATATGGAAGTTTCATCTCATGCTTCAGAAGCGTTTGATACGGCGAAATATGGCGAAAAAACAGCACATGCCATGCAAACTCAAATGCATGCTATGACAGAAGCCGTCTTACAAAGCGTCAATTCAATCGTAGCATTAGATAAACACGCCAATACAATTGGAGACATTGTAGAGGTTATTCATGCCATAGCTGATCAAACAAACTTACTTGCTTTAAATGCATCTATAGAAGCTGCACGTGCTGGAGAACATGGCAAAGGCTTTGCTGTTGTAGCAGAGGAAGTTCGTAAATTAGCCGAGCAATCTAAAACATCTGCCGCTCAAATTACCGAGACTATTCATACAATGCAACAATTAGCAAAAGAAGCAAGCGACTATATGCAACAAAGTGAAAAAGAAGCCGCTTCAAGTGTAGAAATAGTTCGTACAACAAATAGCGCATTTGAGAACATTACAACAAAAGTAGCGGTAGTCACACATAAAATTCAGGAAGTTTCTGGTATTGCAGAGGAGCTATATGCGCGTATAGAACAAGCCAATGCCTCTACCCAAATCATGGCTGAAATTGCGGTTGATGCACGCGAACAATCAAAGGTCGTGACCCAAATCGCCGAGACAAATCTTTACTCTATGGAAGACATTAATAACGCAGCTACAACACTTACAAAAAATGCCGAAACACTCCAAAACTTAATTCATCAGTTTAAATATTGA
- a CDS encoding RAxF-45 family protein, with protein MNINATRTGVNIEIDIAIYFTRVQTFDFANNGISLSIFKQNQILNVAN; from the coding sequence ATGAATATAAACGCTACGAGAACAGGTGTAAACATAGAAATTGATATAGCTATTTATTTTACACGTGTTCAAACTTTCGATTTTGCTAACAACGGGATAAGTCTGTCTATTTTTAAGCAAAATCAAATACTAAACGTAGCGAATTAA
- the abc-f gene encoding ABC-F type ribosomal protection protein produces MQIKAEQIQKIIGGNVLFEGLQLEIKKGEHVAIVGVNGSGKTTLLQLLAGLDTPDAGRIIKSKGATIGYLHQIPSYPLLTVKEVLEEAFADIYKLKAKMTTLEQAMQVDGTDKVLQQYGQVQEQFMLQGGYEVDAQLAAIANGLNITSLLSVPFASISGGEKTKVMLGQMLLSNPSILLLDEPTNHLDMQAIEWLEHYVQHFAGIVIAVSHDRQFMNHVAQKIIEIEDGEALTYAGNYDDFTAQKEAKVEQQFAEYEEQQKKIKKMQEAIKRLRQWANEANPPNAALFRRAKSMEKALNRIERVKKPGTKKKMNLALTMAERSGKEVIQMKAISHAFDKSLFKNSHLSVYFGERLAIIGNNGSGKSTLLKMMLGEIVPNQGECKVGSSVKIGYLSQQFDHENPAIRLIDAFRECVSVSEAEARHLLAQFLFYGYDVFKKVKDLSGGEKMRLRLAQLMHEDINLLILDEPTNHLDIEAREVLEDTLESFTGTIVGVSHDRYFLQKIFTKIAWIEQQTIYVYEGDYEWARTKHVLVEQVPEVKVDSSTKTNEHSVKEIPIEEQIEKVEVKLKEPTLAKEQRQKLEQQLEALYVKWLEGGTAHA; encoded by the coding sequence ATGCAAATAAAGGCTGAACAAATACAAAAAATCATCGGTGGCAATGTATTATTTGAAGGACTACAACTGGAAATCAAAAAAGGGGAACATGTAGCGATTGTGGGTGTCAATGGTAGTGGAAAAACAACTTTACTGCAATTGTTAGCAGGGCTCGATACACCTGATGCTGGACGTATTATTAAAAGTAAAGGAGCAACTATCGGCTATTTACACCAAATTCCAAGCTATCCTTTGCTTACTGTGAAAGAAGTACTGGAGGAAGCATTTGCTGACATCTACAAGTTGAAGGCAAAAATGACCACACTGGAACAGGCCATGCAAGTGGATGGTACGGACAAAGTGTTACAACAATATGGTCAAGTTCAGGAACAATTTATGCTACAGGGGGGCTATGAAGTCGATGCGCAATTAGCTGCTATTGCAAATGGACTTAATATTACGTCTTTACTTTCTGTGCCCTTTGCAAGCATAAGCGGTGGCGAAAAAACAAAGGTAATGCTAGGTCAAATGCTTTTAAGTAACCCATCTATTTTACTTTTAGATGAACCAACCAATCATTTAGATATGCAAGCAATTGAGTGGCTCGAACACTATGTACAACACTTTGCTGGCATTGTCATTGCTGTTTCGCATGATCGTCAATTTATGAATCATGTAGCGCAAAAAATCATTGAAATTGAGGATGGAGAGGCGTTAACTTATGCAGGAAATTATGATGATTTTACTGCACAGAAAGAAGCGAAAGTTGAACAGCAATTTGCTGAATATGAGGAACAGCAAAAGAAAATTAAGAAGATGCAAGAAGCGATTAAACGTTTAAGACAGTGGGCAAATGAAGCGAATCCACCGAATGCCGCATTGTTTCGCCGTGCTAAAAGTATGGAAAAGGCATTGAATCGTATAGAACGAGTTAAAAAACCTGGTACAAAAAAGAAAATGAATCTCGCGTTAACGATGGCTGAACGTAGTGGAAAAGAAGTGATACAAATGAAGGCGATAAGTCATGCATTTGATAAGTCATTATTTAAGAATAGTCATCTATCGGTCTATTTTGGCGAACGTCTCGCGATTATAGGCAATAATGGTAGTGGAAAATCAACCTTGCTAAAAATGATGTTAGGGGAGATAGTACCGAATCAAGGAGAGTGTAAAGTAGGTAGTAGTGTAAAAATAGGATATTTATCGCAGCAATTTGACCATGAAAATCCTGCCATTCGTTTAATTGATGCCTTTCGAGAATGTGTATCCGTATCAGAAGCAGAGGCGCGTCATTTGTTAGCACAGTTTCTGTTTTATGGATACGATGTCTTTAAGAAAGTGAAGGACTTAAGTGGTGGGGAAAAGATGCGTCTGCGTCTCGCGCAATTAATGCATGAAGATATTAATTTACTTATTTTAGATGAACCGACTAACCATTTAGATATAGAAGCAAGAGAGGTATTAGAAGACACCCTTGAATCCTTTACAGGTACTATTGTTGGTGTATCTCATGACCGCTACTTCTTACAAAAAATCTTTACAAAAATTGCATGGATTGAGCAACAAACGATTTATGTATATGAAGGGGATTATGAATGGGCAAGAACAAAGCATGTTCTTGTTGAGCAAGTGCCAGAAGTAAAAGTGGACAGTAGCACAAAGACAAATGAACACAGTGTTAAGGAAATTCCGATTGAAGAACAAATTGAAAAGGTAGAGGTCAAATTAAAAGAACCAACACTTGCTAAAGAGCAACGTCAAAAATTGGAACAACAGCTAGAAGCTCTATATGTTAAATGGTTGGAAGGAGGAACAGCACATGCATAA